The Weissella confusa DNA window AAGCAACATCATCGTTCGTCAAATCGTTATATGTTTGGACAAGCAATGGCAACTTGCGGTAGGCCGCTAAATTGTCACGGGTTAAGTGCGCAATCAGCTGTGATAAGGCTTCTGAATCCGTCACTGGTACAGTTTTGGTCATCACAACCGGTTCAGCTTGTTTCGTGACAATTCGTACCGGTTGAGGTGTCTCAACTGGCGTTTCCTGTACCGGCATCGCAGGCTGTTGCTCCAATTCAGCAATACGCACCGCCAATGTTCGAATCACAGTATCCTTGTAATCCGTATTGACTGGCACTGTTTGTGCCTTTGCCTGTTGCGTGGCATGTATTTGCGCCAATGATTCATTCGCTTCATGCAGCGCTTCTTCAAGCTCAGTAATCCGACCACTTTCATTGCGATGCAAATTTTCGTATTCCGCAACCTGATTCTTCAGCTCTTCAAGTCGGGTTGCTTGATGTTCCAAATCCAATTGACGTTGGTGAGAAAGCTGTTGCGTCGCTTGTTGCGTTGCTTGTGCAGTCTCAAGTTGGTCTGATAATGCAGCCGTCTCTTGGGTCGTGACTGCATTCGCCTGCTTTAGTTCACGCTCAAGCTCTTGGACGCGTTCACTTGCCGCAACATTTTTGGCCTTCAACGTTTTATTTGCCTTTTCCAATCGGTCAATTTGGCTCTTCAACGCTGCAACATCCTCACTTGGCTCTTGTGATTCAGCTGACTTAGCTTGCGGTGTCGCCGTCATTCTAGTTCGTGGCACTCTATCCTCGGTAAGCGCATCGCGAAACAGTTGGAGTCCATCCCCTTCATCGCGAACCTGATAGGCAAAGCCATAGACACGGCGGGATGACACAACATTTTTTGAATTCTCCCAAACATAAACCAGCTCTGGTTTTGAGGTTAATGTCAGCCGAATGGTTATCTCAGCCAACAACTCGTTTACATCATCCTCAGAGGCACGCAAAGCTTCTGCCAATGGTGATGCCAGTGTCTTCTTAACTTCATTTTGTTCAGCCGCCGGTATGGCATAATGATATCTTTTTATCAGTTTATCTGTTTCTTTGGCCAACTCTAAATTATCGACAAAAAATTTTTCACCACTTGATAAACCAGGATTGCGGTTCATTTGTTTGCGTATCTTTTTTGCTAGCTTATTTCTGTCCATTTTCGTCACCCCATTTAGAACGCGTTTACCCTCTTTATACCATAAACTGCATTGTAAAAGGTTGTACGCTGTCTCAGGTGGCCAAAACTTAAAATCCACGGCCAAATTAGCCCCTAGGTTCATGAAAAAAAGGATTCGGAAAATGTCTTTCCGAATCCTTTAGTCTTTAATCATTAAATTAGCGAACTTCGATATCGTTGTTCAAGAATGGCAACTTTGAACGCAAGAATGGCGTTACCCAGTGGTCCAAACCGATACGTGCTGAGTTGAAGCCACCCATCAAGATGAACATCTCGATGAAGATGAACGTTGGGTTAACTGACACAACGCCGGCACCCAAGTATGAGAAGTTCATGATCATTCCGAAGAAGGCAGCTGCCAAAGTCAACGTACCAAAGATCAATCCCAAACCAACAAACAACTCACCCCATGCAACGGCGAATGAGAAGAAGCCAGTTGCGTGACCGTGGTTCGTTGCTAGGTTCAAGAACCAGTCGTACCATGGGAAAGCCTTCGTTTGTGCTGGTGTCATAACTGGCTTAGCAATTGCCATGTTAATCATACCTGAAGCATCGAAGCCACCCTTAGTGGTAACCTTCTCAAAACCGTCCATTACCCATTGGAATCCCAAGTAAACACGAGCAATCGTCAATACCCACATTGCAACCTTGCTGTTACGTAGCCATGAAATCATAATAATATCTCCTAAAAAATAAATAATCTTATTTAAAATATGTGAATCAATTAACATATATTATCTTAATCTACTTACATAAGTTTAGCAACACAATATTCACAATTTATTCACACTCGATGTTCCGTATTTGAAACAAAAAAAGACGAACGCCTAATTTTAGGCGTTCGTCTTATAGTTAACAATGTGAACAATGACACATTTTAAAACGCAGTCATCAGTCTCAACGTCTGCTTTTTATGCTAATTGTGCATATTTGTGCTTTATTCCCATGCGGCTTTAACGAATTTCTCCGTATCGCCGTGCACAGCAATATGATGTTCATTCATAACCGTATCAACAGCATTTCGAATACCGTCGCCGTTCTGGAACACTTCGGCCACCTCAATCAAGAGATCAGCCAAACCGGTTTGCCAAGTCATCTTGGGTTCATAACCGTATTGAACCCATTGGCTGTCCATCGTCGCATCATCCCAACCGCTGGCCCCGTGGTATGGTCGATCATCAACCAAAATAGCCCCCGGTGTGCGTGCTAGGCTTTTATCGTGCGCCATAATCACCCGCTTGTAAAACGGGCTCTTCTCATCTTCACCGAAATGATGTTGCAACCAAATCAGCTTATCTTGCCAAGCACTCGCATTTTGCCAAGGTGCTGTCGACAAAATGTATAGCTCATAATAGTCGTTCAACTTATTGACCGCGTCAATCGCCCCTGGCACCGGTGGTAAATCTCGAAAAATGCCTGGAATCTGATCTGGCTTAGCGACTGTCTCACCGGCCATATCAATCGCGTTCAAAATAAGTAACGTATCAACAAGGACATTGTCCATGTCCAAAAACAATTTAGGCTTGTTCATCTTTCCCCTCACAGAAATCGGCATTACGCCTTTGTTAGTGTTACTTGTGCCTTGTTAGCTGACCCAAGCATTTGAATCATTTCTTCGGCAGCTTGTTGCGCAGCGTCGACACCTGAACGAAGCAACTTACGTGGATCATAGTTAGTGCCTTCCAAATCACGGTCTGACACAATGAAATCACGCAATGCGTTGTGGAACGCCCATTGCAATTGAGAATTAATGTTAATCTTTGCAACACCAAGTGTAATGGCCGTCTGAATTTCGTCCTCAGGCAAACCAGAAGCGCCGTGCAAGACAAACGGCATCTCATGGCGAGTAGCAGCTTCAAACTCTGTCAACGCGCCCAAATCCAAGCCAGCAAAGTCTTCTGGATAGGCGCCGTGAATGTTACCAATGCCAGCAGCTAGCATATCGATTCCCGTGTTGGCCATCTCAACAACCTGCTGCTTGTCAGCAATCTCACCCAGTCCAACAATGCCATCTTCAACACCGCCAATTGACCCAACTTCCGCTTCGACGCTGACACTCAATTCCGCAGCCTTCGCCACCAAAGCCTTGGTCTCGCGCAAGTTTTCTTCAAATGGCAAATCAGAACCGTCAAACATAACGGATGTGAAACCATCGTTCATTGCTTGGTACGCCATCTCTAAATTACCGTGATCCAAGTGAATCGCTACCGGCACCGTAATCGCCATACTCTCATATAAATCGCGGACCATGTCGGCTACCATCTTCGTGCCACCCATGTACTTAATAGCGCCCATTGATGCTGCGATAATCACCGGCGCCTTTTGGCTTTCAGCCGCACGCAAGATTGCTTGCGTCCATTCCAAATTGTTCGTGTTGAAATGCGCAACTGCATATCCTTGTGCGTGTGCTTGTACAATCATTTCTGATGCATTTACAATTCCCATTTTTTATCCCCCCATGGTTAAAAATGTCATTTTCAAGTAATAAGTTGACTTAATCCAGCCGTTCCCCCGAACATTCTCGATTAAATGCTAAACAATGTACGAATAATACCACGATGAGCGTCGCTTTGCCACCGACTTCATGAATCCATGTTAAACAACTCGTAAATTCGCCACAAACATTTCGACATATTCCAAATTTAGTCATTTCTACAGAAAAGGACCGCCAAACACAAGTTTGGCGGTCCTATCGTTTAATCTGGGTTTTGTTCAGCTAGCTTCCAACGTAGGTATGAATTAATGAATGGATCCAAATCACCATCCATTACACCTTGTGGGTTACCTGATTCAAAGTTCGTGCGGTGATCCTTAACCATGCGGTATGGTTGGAAAACGTATGATCGGATTTGTGATCCCCAACCGTTTTCCAATTGCTCGCCGGCAATCGATGCACGTTCCTTTTCTTTCTTATCCATTTCCAATTGATACAACTTGGCACGCAACATAGCGTAGGCCGTATCCTTGTTTTGGAACTGTGAACGCTGTTGTTGTGAGGCAACAACGATACCCGTTGGAATGTGTGTCAAACGCACAGCTGATGACGTCTTATTGATGTGCTGTCCACCGGCACCAGAGGCACGGTACACGTCCATCTTCACGTCAGCTGGGTTAATATCAACTTCAACCGAGTCATCCAGTTCCGGCATCACGTCAATTGAAACGAATGACGTGTGACGACGGCCAGCTGAGTCAAATGGTGAAATACGGACAAAACGGTGTACCCCACGCTCTGAACGTAGGTAACCATAAGCGTTGTGCCCCGTAATCATCAACGTTGCTGAATCGATACCGGCCACATCACCAGGGTGATAATCCATGATTTCGACCTTAAAGCCGTGACGCTCAGCCCAACGTGTGTACATACGTTGCAAGTTGGCACCCCAGTCGGCAGACTCTGTTCCACCAGAACCTGGGTGAATTTCCAAGATAGCATTGTTCTTGTCATACGGCTCGTTCAACAATTGCGCCAAACGGTAACTTTCCAAATCATCTGACAACTTTTGCAAGTCCGCTTCCATCTCGGCTTGCATGTCTTCATCAGGCAATTCAGCCAATAGTTCAAGCGCCGTCTCAACATTCTCTACGCCAGCCGTCAAGTTCAAGTAGTCATCACGGCGGCCCTTCAAGATATTGTTGGCATCAATCACCTTTTGCGCCGCAACGTTGTCATTCCAGAAATCTGGGTGGACCATTTCATCTTCATTGGCCGCGATTTCATCGTTCAAAGCATCCAAGTCAAGAGACTCACCAAACTTCGTAATCTCTTCTGACATCTCAGCTAATGAGCGACGTGCTTCTGATAGCTCCATTTTCTCTATAACCTCAACTCTCTAATGCGAAAAAGGAAAGCCAGTCGTAACTAACTTTCCCCTCCAATAACATTTTTAGGCACGTAGGTTTTGACGGATTTCTGACTTCATGAATAGACGCGTTGCATCATACTCAATACCAGCAATCATTTCTTCAAACATACGGAAACCTTCGTTTTGATACTCAATCAATGGGTTCAATTGACCATAACCACGCAATTGGATAGCATCACGCAATTGGTTCATGGCGTCCATGTGGTCCGTCCATTGTGAGTCAACCACACGCAAGATAACAACACGCGTGAATTGTAGCATTTGCTCATCATCAACCAAAGCAGAACGCTTGTCTTCGTAAACTTCCTTGGCACGGCCGTACAAGTAATCCTTGATTTCTTGTTGGCTCTTGCCTTCAAGGTCAGCAACCGTAATTGAATCCTCAGGAATCAAAACAGCACCGGCGAAGTCGACGATTGATTGCAAGTCCCATTCTTCAGTCTTACCCAAAGCATGACGATCAACAACACGTCCGATAGTACGCTCAACCATTGGCAAAATAACATTGCGCAATGACTTGTCTTCATCGATAACTTGGTTACGGTTTGCATAGAACGTGTTACGTTGTTGCGACATAACATCATCGTATTGCAAAACGTTCTTACGTGAATCGTAGTTGTTACCTTCGACACGCTTTTGTGCTGACTCAACAGAGCGTGTAATCAAGCGGTTCTTGATCACAGCATCTTCATCAGCCAAGTTCATGCGTTCCATCATCGTCTTGATACGCTCACCACCGAAACGAATCATCAAATCATCTTCCAATGACAAGAAGAATTGTGAGTATCCCTTATCACCTTGACGACCAGCACGTCCACGCAACTGGTTATCGATACGACGAGATTCGTGACGCTCAGTTCCGATAACGGCCAAACCGCCCAAATCA harbors:
- a CDS encoding Crp/Fnr family transcriptional regulator, whose amino-acid sequence is MISWLRNSKVAMWVLTIARVYLGFQWVMDGFEKVTTKGGFDASGMINMAIAKPVMTPAQTKAFPWYDWFLNLATNHGHATGFFSFAVAWGELFVGLGLIFGTLTLAAAFFGMIMNFSYLGAGVVSVNPTFIFIEMFILMGGFNSARIGLDHWVTPFLRSKLPFLNNDIEVR
- the fba gene encoding class II fructose-1,6-bisphosphate aldolase — its product is MGIVNASEMIVQAHAQGYAVAHFNTNNLEWTQAILRAAESQKAPVIIAASMGAIKYMGGTKMVADMVRDLYESMAITVPVAIHLDHGNLEMAYQAMNDGFTSVMFDGSDLPFEENLRETKALVAKAAELSVSVEAEVGSIGGVEDGIVGLGEIADKQQVVEMANTGIDMLAAGIGNIHGAYPEDFAGLDLGALTEFEAATRHEMPFVLHGASGLPEDEIQTAITLGVAKININSQLQWAFHNALRDFIVSDRDLEGTNYDPRKLLRSGVDAAQQAAEEMIQMLGSANKAQVTLTKA
- the prfB gene encoding peptide chain release factor 2, whose amino-acid sequence is MELSEARRSLAEMSEEITKFGESLDLDALNDEIAANEDEMVHPDFWNDNVAAQKVIDANNILKGRRDDYLNLTAGVENVETALELLAELPDEDMQAEMEADLQKLSDDLESYRLAQLLNEPYDKNNAILEIHPGSGGTESADWGANLQRMYTRWAERHGFKVEIMDYHPGDVAGIDSATLMITGHNAYGYLRSERGVHRFVRISPFDSAGRRHTSFVSIDVMPELDDSVEVDINPADVKMDVYRASGAGGQHINKTSSAVRLTHIPTGIVVASQQQRSQFQNKDTAYAMLRAKLYQLEMDKKEKERASIAGEQLENGWGSQIRSYVFQPYRMVKDHRTNFESGNPQGVMDGDLDPFINSYLRWKLAEQNPD